In one Pseudomonas sp. MM211 genomic region, the following are encoded:
- a CDS encoding LysR family transcriptional regulator, whose translation MLASLPALVSRLRLKQLRLLIALDEQGSLHKAADAVAISQPGATKALNEIESAFGMRLFTRTSQGLEANDLGRCAIRYARLIHSDLAHLREEMLGILQGQGGRLVVGVIMGAVPQLTRALSRLRARQPELSVEIVEDTSARLLSLIDQGRLDLAICRTSVSRRPDDYDCLSLHQEQLKVVANPAHPLAATPGLSLAQLAAYSWVVFPANMPMRLVLERAFSDAELEFPRYPLETASTFATLMLLQEDPNLVALMPRETAQYAARSGQLACLELAQVLRSEPYGVISRHGSPLSSPARLLLEELRAS comes from the coding sequence ATGCTCGCTTCCCTGCCCGCTCTGGTTTCCCGACTGCGCCTGAAACAGCTGCGCCTGCTGATCGCCCTCGACGAACAAGGCTCGCTGCACAAGGCCGCCGACGCCGTAGCGATCAGCCAGCCAGGCGCGACGAAAGCCCTCAACGAGATAGAGTCAGCGTTCGGCATGCGCCTGTTCACGCGCACCAGCCAGGGGCTGGAAGCCAATGACCTGGGGCGTTGCGCGATTCGCTACGCACGGCTGATCCACAGTGACCTGGCTCACCTGCGTGAGGAAATGCTGGGGATTCTGCAGGGCCAGGGCGGCCGCCTGGTGGTGGGCGTGATCATGGGCGCGGTGCCACAGCTGACCCGTGCGCTGTCGCGGTTACGGGCGCGTCAGCCAGAGCTGTCGGTGGAAATCGTCGAAGACACCAGCGCACGCCTGCTCAGCCTGATCGACCAGGGTCGCCTGGATCTGGCCATCTGCCGCACCAGCGTCAGCCGCAGACCGGACGACTACGACTGCCTGAGCCTGCATCAGGAACAACTGAAGGTGGTCGCCAACCCCGCGCACCCGCTAGCAGCCACTCCGGGCCTGAGCCTGGCGCAGTTGGCAGCCTACAGCTGGGTGGTGTTCCCGGCGAACATGCCGATGCGTCTGGTGCTGGAGCGGGCATTCAGCGACGCCGAGCTGGAGTTTCCACGCTATCCGCTGGAAACCGCCTCGACCTTCGCCACCCTGATGCTGCTGCAGGAAGACCCGAACCTGGTCGCGCTGATGCCACGGGAAACCGCTCAATACGCGGCACGCTCAGGCCAGCTGGCATGCCTGGAGCTGGCCCAGGTGTTGCGCAGCGAGCCCTATGGCGTGATCAGCCGCCACGGCTCGCCGCTTTCGTCGCCTGCCCGCTTGCTGCTGGAGGAACTGCGCGCCTCGTAG
- a CDS encoding TldD/PmbA family protein produces MFAFSETLQRRFAALHSTADFWSLRHVRETTERYWVRRNVALAPSFGDDAGAMLSVRVAGVEAYAATSDLSQTGLQAALDKAEQLARQLAGRNLLDMHELPVPHEQADDVMPGYERSLASPGHWYELLAAESARVPRDERLVDWYAGLSFTATEQIYLNSVGARLRRAQHYVFPQLGVTASDGADSQSRSFGGTHLARQGGAEVIDQLGLVGTATRIADEALQLLLAPNTPSGHRDLLLMPDQMILQIHESIGHPLELDRILGDERNFAGTSFIRQEDFGSYPYGSPLLNVTFDPTVSGELASYSHDDDGTPAQREYLIREGILQRPLGGALSQWRSGLEGVANSRACSWNRPTLDRMANLNVEPGTQRLEQMIGGIEHGILMSNNRSWSIDDARNKFQFGCEWGRLIENGELKGVVKNPNYRGISARFWRNLKAVGDASTFEVLGTPYCGKGEPNQVIRVGHATPACVFADIDVFGGAA; encoded by the coding sequence ATGTTCGCCTTCAGCGAAACCCTGCAACGCCGCTTTGCCGCCCTACATTCCACTGCCGACTTTTGGTCGCTGCGCCATGTGCGGGAAACCACCGAGCGCTATTGGGTACGCCGCAACGTGGCGCTGGCGCCGTCGTTTGGTGACGATGCAGGCGCCATGCTCAGTGTGCGTGTCGCTGGCGTGGAGGCCTACGCGGCGACCAGCGATCTCAGCCAGACTGGGCTGCAGGCAGCGCTCGACAAGGCCGAGCAACTGGCTCGGCAGCTTGCGGGTCGCAATCTGCTCGATATGCATGAGCTACCGGTGCCCCATGAGCAGGCCGACGACGTGATGCCCGGCTACGAACGATCCCTGGCTAGCCCGGGCCACTGGTACGAGCTGCTGGCGGCCGAGTCGGCGCGGGTGCCGCGTGACGAGCGTTTGGTGGACTGGTACGCGGGCCTGAGTTTTACCGCCACCGAGCAGATATACCTCAACAGCGTCGGTGCCCGTTTACGGCGTGCTCAGCACTACGTGTTCCCGCAACTGGGCGTTACCGCCAGCGATGGCGCCGACAGCCAGAGCCGCAGCTTCGGTGGCACTCACCTGGCTCGCCAGGGCGGTGCCGAGGTGATCGATCAGCTGGGTCTGGTTGGTACTGCTACGCGTATCGCCGACGAGGCGCTGCAGTTGCTGCTGGCGCCCAACACGCCGAGCGGTCACCGTGACCTGTTGCTGATGCCGGATCAGATGATCCTGCAGATCCACGAGTCCATCGGCCATCCGCTGGAGCTGGATCGTATCCTCGGTGACGAGCGTAATTTCGCCGGTACCAGCTTTATCCGTCAGGAAGATTTTGGCAGTTACCCGTACGGCTCGCCGCTGCTCAACGTGACCTTCGACCCGACGGTTTCGGGCGAGCTGGCCAGCTATAGCCATGACGATGACGGTACCCCGGCGCAGCGTGAGTACCTGATCCGCGAGGGCATCCTGCAGCGACCGCTTGGTGGTGCGCTGTCGCAGTGGCGCAGCGGCCTGGAAGGGGTCGCCAACAGCCGTGCCTGCAGCTGGAACCGGCCGACCCTCGACCGCATGGCCAACCTCAATGTCGAGCCCGGCACGCAACGCCTGGAGCAGATGATCGGCGGCATCGAGCACGGCATTCTGATGAGCAACAACCGCTCCTGGTCGATCGACGATGCGCGCAATAAATTCCAGTTCGGTTGCGAGTGGGGGCGGCTGATCGAGAACGGCGAACTCAAGGGCGTGGTGAAGAACCCCAATTACCGCGGTATCTCCGCGCGGTTCTGGCGCAACCTCAAGGCCGTCGGCGATGCCAGTACCTTCGAGGTGCTGGGCACGCCTTACTGCGGCAAGGGCGAGCCGAATCAGGTGATCCGCGTCGGCCACGCCACCCCGGCGTGCGTGTTCGCCGATATCGATGTGTTTGGAGGGGCTGCCTGA
- a CDS encoding TldD/PmbA family protein produces the protein MDARRHFEDLLAYLNTRLQAGEGFTLEYQAEASDFIRFNHARVRQAGQVQQSYATLALYQGERHGNFELALSGVFADDQLRLDQALQRLRAVLPTLADDPYLRLNREAWRSETAAGQGIQNSQAAIAQINEASAGLDLVGFYAAGPQYQGFASSWGAFGWHEASSFNFEFSLFHENGQAVKSNYAGEHWDAQVFNRKLAFAREQLQHLGKPAHELKPGAYRAYLTPAALEELFGLFAWGFSAQALATGSSPLQRLFVGSASLSAKVTIDERIEGGLAPAFTREGPRQPLRLLSEGQPGERLVSSRSAAEYGLIANGAGTGEYPLSLRMQGGDLDDSQALQRLGTGLYIGNLWYSNFSDLPAGRLTGMTRFATFWVEDGRIQAPVNTMRFDDSLFDFLGPNLEALTCEPELLLPGGTYGARQTGSMALPGALLSRFTLTL, from the coding sequence ATGGACGCGCGTCGACACTTCGAGGATCTGCTCGCCTACCTGAATACCCGTCTGCAGGCCGGCGAGGGCTTTACACTGGAGTACCAGGCCGAGGCCTCGGACTTCATCCGCTTCAACCATGCCCGTGTGCGCCAGGCTGGCCAAGTGCAGCAGTCATACGCCACCCTGGCCCTGTATCAGGGCGAGCGGCATGGCAATTTCGAGCTGGCCCTGAGCGGGGTGTTCGCGGATGACCAACTGCGCCTCGATCAGGCCCTGCAGCGCCTGCGCGCGGTACTGCCGACACTGGCCGACGATCCTTACCTGCGCCTGAATCGTGAAGCCTGGCGCAGTGAAACCGCTGCGGGTCAGGGGATTCAGAACAGCCAGGCCGCCATCGCCCAGATCAATGAGGCGTCAGCCGGGCTGGATCTGGTCGGCTTCTATGCTGCCGGGCCGCAATATCAGGGCTTCGCCAGCTCCTGGGGCGCCTTCGGCTGGCACGAGGCGAGTAGCTTCAACTTCGAATTCAGCCTGTTCCATGAAAATGGCCAGGCGGTGAAAAGCAACTACGCCGGGGAACACTGGGATGCCCAGGTCTTCAATCGCAAGCTGGCGTTCGCCCGCGAGCAGTTGCAGCACCTGGGCAAGCCCGCCCATGAACTGAAACCGGGGGCTTACCGGGCCTACCTGACGCCTGCTGCACTGGAAGAGTTGTTCGGCCTGTTCGCCTGGGGTTTTTCCGCCCAGGCGCTGGCCACCGGCAGCAGCCCCTTGCAGCGCTTGTTCGTCGGGAGCGCCAGCCTCAGTGCCAAGGTGACCATCGACGAGCGTATCGAAGGCGGTTTGGCTCCGGCGTTTACCCGCGAGGGCCCGCGTCAGCCGCTGCGGCTGCTGAGCGAAGGGCAGCCCGGCGAGCGCCTGGTCAGCTCACGCAGCGCAGCCGAATATGGCTTGATAGCCAACGGCGCGGGGACTGGGGAGTATCCGTTGTCGCTGCGTATGCAGGGCGGCGATCTGGACGACAGCCAGGCTCTGCAACGGCTCGGCACCGGGCTGTATATCGGCAACCTGTGGTACAGCAACTTCTCCGACCTGCCGGCCGGGCGCCTCACCGGCATGACCCGTTTCGCCACCTTCTGGGTCGAGGATGGCCGCATCCAGGCACCGGTCAACACCATGCGCTTCGACGATTCGCTGTTCGATTTCCTCGGCCCGAATCTGGAAGCCCTGACCTGCGAGCCGGAGCTGCTGTTGCCAGGTGGCACCTATGGCGCGCGGCAGACCGGCTCGATGGCGTTGCCCGGCGCGTTGCTGTCGCGGTTTACCCTGACCTTGTAG
- a CDS encoding DctP family TRAP transporter solute-binding subunit — protein MFKSVVTIALSALLLVCTSVSAAEPIVIKFSHVVADDTPKGRGALLFKQLVEERLGAQVKVEVYPNSTLFGDDDELQALRDGKVQLLAPSLSKFDAYTKQLQVFDLPFLFDDLEAVKRFQKREKSRELLRSMASYDIYGLAYWNNGMKQLSANRALKLPADAKGLTFRIQPSPVLEAQFAQIGASTSKIAFSETLAALQKGTVQGAENPWSNLASQKLDSAQPFITETNHGSLNYMLISNSKFWVSIPYQVRVQLEAIIEEVSFKVNQDAEEQNRKSREQIVAGGRSQILPLTPEQRSAWREAMRPVWQAFEAEIGADVLRAAQTVNRR, from the coding sequence ATGTTCAAGTCCGTTGTCACCATTGCCCTGTCTGCTCTGCTGCTGGTCTGCACGTCGGTATCCGCTGCCGAGCCCATCGTCATCAAGTTCTCCCACGTGGTTGCCGATGATACCCCCAAGGGCCGAGGCGCCCTACTGTTCAAACAACTGGTGGAGGAGCGCCTCGGTGCCCAGGTGAAGGTCGAGGTCTACCCCAACTCCACCCTGTTCGGTGACGACGACGAGCTGCAGGCCCTGCGCGACGGCAAGGTGCAACTGCTGGCGCCTTCGCTGTCGAAATTCGATGCCTACACCAAGCAGCTGCAGGTGTTCGACCTGCCGTTCCTGTTCGACGATCTGGAAGCCGTCAAGCGCTTTCAGAAGCGCGAGAAGAGCCGCGAGCTGCTGCGCTCCATGGCCAGCTACGACATCTACGGCCTGGCGTACTGGAACAACGGCATGAAGCAGCTCTCCGCCAACCGCGCGTTGAAGTTGCCTGCCGATGCCAAGGGCCTGACCTTCCGCATTCAGCCGTCGCCGGTACTGGAAGCGCAGTTCGCGCAGATCGGCGCCAGCACCAGCAAGATCGCTTTCAGTGAAACCCTGGCGGCGCTGCAGAAGGGCACCGTGCAAGGCGCGGAAAACCCCTGGTCGAACCTGGCCAGCCAAAAGCTCGACAGTGCCCAGCCGTTCATCACCGAAACCAATCACGGCTCGCTCAACTACATGCTGATCAGCAATTCCAAGTTCTGGGTTAGCATTCCGTATCAGGTGCGCGTGCAGCTGGAAGCGATCATCGAAGAGGTCAGCTTCAAGGTGAATCAGGACGCCGAAGAGCAGAACCGCAAGAGCCGCGAGCAGATCGTCGCTGGCGGTCGCAGCCAGATCCTGCCACTGACCCCCGAGCAGCGCAGCGCTTGGCGTGAAGCGATGCGCCCGGTCTGGCAGGCCTTCGAAGCCGAGATCGGTGCCGACGTGCTGCGCGCGGCGCAGACGGTCAATCGTCGCTGA
- a CDS encoding methyltransferase: MSSSFVTPFATLELQRQPEQPGMPLQAFDAADAYLLEQVQTLSGTTRVLLLNDSFGALACALAGRAQVTSSGDSHLGHLALRLNLTRNDLAEDTVNFVPASEGVSGPFDLVLIRVPKTLALLEEQLIRLHGQLAPQAQVIAGGMIKHLPRAAGDLLEKYIGPVQASLAVKKARLLHATPEAKAAPTSPYPTRYRLDKPALELSNHANLFCREGLDIGTRAFLPHLPKHLDNRRVADLGCGNGVLGIAYALSSPSAELTLVDESYMAVQSAAENWRAALGDRPVTVRAGDGLAEQEADSLDLVLCNPPFHQQQVVGDFLAWRMFQQARNALVTGGELWIVGNRHLGYHTKLARLFRGVEQVAATPKFVVLKATK; the protein is encoded by the coding sequence ATGTCGTCGTCTTTCGTCACTCCTTTCGCCACCCTGGAACTGCAGCGCCAGCCCGAGCAACCCGGCATGCCGCTGCAGGCCTTCGACGCCGCAGACGCCTACCTGCTCGAACAGGTGCAGACGCTTTCAGGCACCACGCGCGTGCTGCTGCTCAACGACAGCTTTGGCGCCCTGGCCTGTGCGCTGGCCGGCCGCGCCCAGGTGACCAGCAGCGGCGACTCGCATCTGGGCCATCTGGCGCTGCGTCTCAACCTGACGCGTAACGATCTTGCCGAAGATACGGTGAACTTCGTGCCGGCCAGCGAGGGCGTCAGTGGCCCGTTCGATCTGGTGCTAATCCGCGTGCCGAAAACCCTCGCCCTGCTCGAGGAACAGTTGATCCGCTTGCACGGCCAGTTGGCGCCGCAAGCCCAGGTGATCGCTGGCGGCATGATCAAGCATCTACCCCGTGCGGCTGGTGATCTGCTGGAGAAATACATCGGCCCGGTGCAGGCCTCGCTGGCGGTGAAAAAAGCCCGCCTGCTGCATGCCACCCCGGAGGCCAAAGCGGCGCCGACGTCGCCCTACCCGACCCGCTATCGCCTCGACAAACCGGCACTCGAACTGAGTAACCACGCCAACCTGTTCTGCCGCGAAGGGCTAGATATCGGCACCCGCGCCTTTCTGCCTCACTTGCCAAAGCACCTGGACAACCGCCGGGTTGCCGACCTCGGCTGCGGCAACGGCGTGCTGGGCATCGCCTACGCATTGAGCAGCCCCAGCGCCGAGCTGACCTTAGTGGACGAGTCCTATATGGCCGTGCAATCGGCCGCGGAAAACTGGCGCGCGGCCTTGGGCGATCGCCCGGTAACCGTCCGCGCCGGTGACGGCCTGGCCGAGCAGGAAGCCGACTCGCTGGATCTGGTGTTGTGCAACCCGCCCTTTCACCAGCAGCAGGTGGTTGGCGATTTCCTCGCCTGGCGCATGTTCCAGCAGGCCCGCAACGCACTGGTCACCGGCGGTGAACTGTGGATCGTCGGCAACCGCCACCTGGGTTACCACACCAAGCTGGCGCGCCTGTTCCGGGGTGTCGAGCAGGTGGCGGCAACGCCGAAGTTCGTGGTGCTGAAGGCGACCAAGTAA